agaaatttcttcagcaggggcagtaggtggtctgtgaggtggagttgctgatgaagatggtcttgaggcttggttcctcaaatttgcttgcttccttaagctcttggcagtctTTTCAATCTCcgggtcgtaaagaagagtgtctttacggccagacctggtcataaagggaaaatacgttagtttaaatcaaatccccggcaacggcgccaatttttgataggcggttgtcgaagccgtcaaaaataaacctattaaacgatcaacaaataaatttgcagatagtggcaatagggtcgaaccacagggaattgacactaaagaccttcctaataatgaccaaggtaaaataaataacaaataaataaaagaggggggtttttgagttgatggattaacactaaatagtaaaagaaagcagtaatttaaagatgagtaaatcaataagagaaaggcttctagttgaagtatgagtctaattcagtttgttcagaattggtcattgattatttgaagaCTCctttttgatttcaataaattagttttggttgtggaagacgcttctcacaatccaaattcctccttagttctagtttgattaggaaacgttcgctaatcaaacactaatcaacaagttgccaaggaacgtccttggggcattatagcatcgaacaactgttgattgcattaagacttagagaaacccaattctatccttgccaaccgcgtggtcaagtttagattatgcaacctgattgaatgtgtatttgaataatccaagcaattacggacctaaaccattcaaacaatattactcaagcaatttaaaagcaatgggcccttattgattctaaaagcaaagtaatacttgtagaaaagatcagattgcataaatattgaaacaaataagagttcaacaatggagtattaaacctcccaattcataacaaatctgaatattctcaacttcaactagaaaataatgaatttagccactcatggtgactaaaatacacaaaagagatgaaaagaacgaaaagaaagaacagctgaagagtttctggcgagggagaAGGTGCTGAGTTCCTGATCAGAAGATAGTCCCCTTGCTGGTTTTGAGActccccttttatagctgaagaattgtctagggttttgaaatccctttttgatttgatgttggactcctcttttgatgttgaatttgattgcaattggattttcttggatgagaagttctttcgtggctcttggattagtgttggaagtgattggattggatttggacttctgaaaattcggatttctgtttgctgtccattttcccgctctgctgtaattttctgctgtcaaagtgatttgcccagcaatttgaccagtttcttcaagtgattgggcaaatcactaggcaaatcgcttctctgtgagtcagtcctctatgcctTTGCGAGTgctttggccagtgatcttcgattgttttggtcaaatcacctgcccatatcactgctgtctgttgcttctgggtatttgctttagcttgatctgggcagtgattggagcagatttttgggcaaatcactgggcaaaccatccttttgtaaattttctgcactttttcttccattttccaaattcttccttttctgtaaaaacaagataaaaaccataaattaaactgaaaaatgtgtaaataagcaataaagaagataataaaaatgtggctaaattatgcttgatcaattcCCCTTCTGAAAATACAGAACTGGCTAATATTCTTCCCCTGAATTTCAAAGCTGGATCTGCGATTACAAAGCTAAAGAATATCATCCTCTGTACATGCATCACTGCCTTCTTATATCTTATCTTCCACAGGCTGCACAGTCCCCTTTATCATCACTTCCCTCCCTAACAGGCGACAATCCATTGTTCTGTCATTGCCAGCCTGTGGGACAGCAGCCTTGTTTTCAAGGCTGAACTTAGGAAATTGACCCCAGAAATCAATGACATCTACCAAGTTGCCTCTTCAACGGGTTTACCCAACTGTTGAACTAAGACTTGATCAAGCTCTTCTATATCCCTAGTGATATTTCTTTACAGAATATCCTCCTGAACAATGTAAAAGATCATCAATTTCTTTCGAGGGAGCACAAGGAGTGAAGGATGATCTCCCAGTAGTACCCTGTGAAGGTGGGACATTGGAAAAACTTGGTGGATCTTGAAAGTGGGAGGAAGCTGCAATGATTAGTGACATTGCTAAGTTTCTCCACAATGAGGAATGGCTTGTAAAAACGAGGAGCCAACTTGGGATAACCTTTGAAGCTACCGTGCTCTGGCGATAACTTGTGTTAAATTTTAGATTTcttatgtgcttgttggcttgaagGCCATTTAAGATTGAGCTTGGTACAAATtatacctcaattgtcttaaGAGTATCGTCTTTGCAAACCTTATGTTCGAATGAATACACTCGTCTCACTGGGAAGAAATCTGTGTGTAGGGTTGGCCAGTCATAGACCACTTGAAAAGGAGAGTTGCCACTCCCTTGAAGTGTTGTACCAGTGTTTGGCCCAAATAGGAGTTGGGTTACTTTGAAGCAGTGCATCTCAAATATTGTTTTATGCTTCTATTAAGTACCTTTATCTGACCATTAGATTGGGATTAGTAAGGAGAGCTCATATAAAGCACCCATTGAGTGGAATAATTGTCCAAAAATGATTGAAAAAAAAAGGTCTTGATCACTTACAATTGATATATGAACTCCATGATGCATAGTAATTGCTTCAACAATAGTTTTTGCAGCAAAAGGATGACACAATGTGATGAATGAGCATCCTTAGAGAATGTATCATTCACCACAAAAATGTAGTCTGTACCTTGAGATTTTGGCAGCCCTGTGATAGTCAATGGAAATGTTATCATACCACGAGCTAATATGTTATCAGACACTATAGTATTAGTATATCTTCATTTCGTTTGGCAATTTAGTCAATGTAATGATATAGTTCAAGAGTTCAAGTAAATTGACTTGTACTGCATACAATCTACCCATATTTGTATGGTAATTCAAGTCATATTGTCTGTAGATAATTTTATTgccacttttcttttcatcataattttttttttcttttgtaacGAGAGATGGCTATAGAAATGCAGTTGTTTGACAGAGGATGAACTGAACTTCTATTTTATTGTGTGTTCTGCATCATAATGGTTGATTTGTAATGGCCTCCTTCACTTGTTGATATGACCCAAATCACAGGTCCACTTCAATTGTTAAAAACTTATGTTAGGTACGTAAATAGGACATTGAAAACATCCATGGATCTTAAGAAAAATTCACCATTTGTTATTTGAAATGGGGTGAGATTGAGAATCCATGGATTGTAACAAATCAATAGTTCTTTGGAAATCTCTCGAAATGGTGAACTTGAAGTCTTAACTATGGAATGGTTTCATGTGAGATcctcattttaattttatgaggGATTTATGAGCCCTTTTTTCGATAAATGTGGCTTTATTCTATGGAGTTGGGTTGTCTATCAAACAAGAAAAATTGTTCCAAATATATTGATTCGAATGCCTGGATTTTAATTCCATGGATtgtagagaaaagagttttatagtTTTAGGAAGGTGGCTTACCTACATAGGTAATTAGGCATGTAGTTGGAGTGTACAAAAAATTCATCTATGCTTATGATATGGATATTAGTTTCTCTGCGGCATGTTCTTCAAATACTGAAGTGGTTATAGATAAGATTTGAgaaatgtataatttttttatccaaatttGGAACCTGATTTGGTAAATGAACGCAACAATATCAATTTTCCTGTTGCCACAAAACAGCAGGaggttttcttcttcttcttccccgtgttcttacattttcaaaaagcAATATCAGAACATGCAAAAGCTTCTTCATGGTCATTGTCACCATCTTATTCTCATTTTGTTTCTCCTATTCTAAAATGAAGTTGGGTTTTGTGTGCAGCAAGGATATTGCAAAGGTGAAGGATGATCAAGAATGGGAGATAATTGAGACGAGAAAAGCATTATCCAGAACAGGGCCTGTAGAAGCATACAATCCCAAGAAGACTACATTGGAAGAGGAGTTAAAGGTGTCGTGATTAAATTTAGCATATACCTCTAATCAGTACACTCGAGGGCGTTGTAGCTAATTTTCATTGATGTGTTGTTATTACAGGCTTTGCAACAGAAAGTGGACATAAACAACTACGAGTACAAAAGAATTCCAAAACCAAATGAAGACAAGTCTGGCTAGTCTCTGGAATCAAGTCAAGTCTCGGCTGTCTCTGGCTCATTTCTAGCTTCACCATAGATGTAATAATACCGTCCAGTTTTGTGCTAACTTGATGTAGTTAATAATAAGTTGTAATTACATTCAAAACACAACTGTTAGTGAACTGTTTTGTCTTAGTTTTACATGCGAGCACAGCATAACCACCCACCCATGTTTGATTTCCACCAGTATCTATCATAAATGAAGAGCATCACAATTTACAAGTATATTTTCAGAGTATACTTTTGTAGTGAATTTCCAACTTGCAAAATTAGCATGCAGTTTTGTTACAACATCAAACCCCTCCCGCCTGTCTCCCTCCAAAAGATGTCAATAAATCCGAACtggtttaataaatttaatatttaaatttatttcaaatggaTTCACTCAACACATTCTTGATATACAAAATTCCAACCCagcataaatattatttataaaatttgaacCCATTAAACTAGCCTTATTAAAATTTGATCAAGTCGAATAGCAGCAAAATTCAACCCGTAAACGTGTAGTGTTTTTCAACTTGGTCTGACAGAACAGAGTAGGctgttcttttttctttttttttccagaCCAATAGTAAGCTGTGTTTCTTGATAGCTTTGAAGGTCTGGGGCAGACTACCAGACAAGGACAAAGGATCAGAATTAGTATTAAGCTTGAAGTAAATATGTGGCATCCAACACATGGGCCACACCGATAACGTTGATTAGAGAATGTTATGACAAAATTCTACTGCAAAAGCTAATATACCAAAGAAAAGGGAAATCATACGCTGCTTTATGAtgttttcattctttttctctTACTTCTTTGATGAGCTTTCACACTTTAGAAAGCTTGCAATCAAACTGCTTTTCTTCCCAGTAGCTTTCTTTTACTGTTAAGACAATTAAAAACGGCTCGGTTCAGAGAGGGCCATATTTATTAACCCCACAAGGTCAAGTACTACTCAGAAACTGCCAATAAATTATTAGGATAAAGAACAACATATATTAACCAtcctttggaaaaaaaaaaaaaaattcaattctacagttccttcttttttttttcaaccaaaataaaaacaaaattatcTGCAAAACTAAGATAAACAACCCAAGTTGCTACAAGACCATTCAAGTTCCTTCCTACCAAATCTTTCTATGCTCTTTCAACTTACCATGTCTCAGAAAAATACAAATAAGATAAATGTTTCTATAAATCTTTATCTCCTTTTGTTTGCTGAAAAGATGTAGGAATAAGAGAAATGAATTTAAATCTAAGAAAGGATACATTTCATTATGCAGTAACCAAGAAAACGAGAAACCTTCAACCCTCTATTTCCCTCTTCCTCAGCAATTAAAGATCCAAGGGCCAATAGGAAACTAGACTTCCCAATTCGTTGGCGTTTCAGATTGTGGTTCtacttttcttcttcctctcaTGGAGACCAATCCATGACTATTGTGTGATGCATAACCTCCTTATGATGCCAAAACTTAAATTCAAGAAAAATAGAAGGATATACCCAGATAGCTATAGAATCAAACGGACGGTTCATAATTCTGGTAGCAGTATGCTAGTGAAAATGTAAACCAGAGCGGCAAAGGCAGATGAAAAAAATGTTGATGATGTTCAAGAATAGGCAGTAAAACAGCATCTGAATAGAAAAGGCATTGAAGACAAATGGAGTAATAGCGTAACAAATGATATCCCCTCTAATCATACCAGAGGATATCAACTAAAAAGCATAAGCTTAAGTTTATAATTGCATGCTATTTTCTCATTCTGTCACTATACCTTAAGTttagaaaaagataaaaatagatataaaaaagaATCTAAAATTGGAAACCTTGTATGAGAAAACAAAGAACACAAATACAAACAAATATTTGATTTCACAAAACTAAGGTGATTGGCAGAAACCAAGATACCTTAGAGGTGGCCATTTCCTCTTGGAAATAGCCACAAGGTCCTTTCTTGGGTTTGGGTGCACGTAGAAAAACATAATTTAGGCATGAAGCATCATGAGAAAACAAATCCATCCAGCAGCATCTTCTGAATACTTGTTCCCAACCATAATAACATAATTTCAGAGCATTTGCAGAAAAAtcatatgaataaaataaaaataaattaccttAAACTGATCATTGTGAATTAAAATAGTGGAGTGTGAAAATGTAGAAGACCTGTAAGTTGCAAACAATTAAATGTCAAAGAAAGGGCTAATCACTGGCAAGGCCAGAGTTCATCCATAACCATTTGGATGCTCTTATTGCATATGTTTAATGCTGGAGATCAAAGCTAAATAGGTCAGGTTTTTCATTAAATTCTATCCATAGTGAGGATCTGGATGCAAGTGATTAATTCAGCAATATCAACAATTGACGCTTTCTCCCAACTGATTCAAAGACCAGAAAGATTAAAGTTTTCTTGAGTCGATCAAATAGCTTCTGCCAAGTCAGTTTATTTTCATCCACTAGCTAAAAGCAGTTAGTTATTTATGCTTTGGATTCTACTACAAATAGTTCTTTGGAAGAAGAATTCTCTGAGAACTTCAGAACTCAGAACCTGAGCAAACAAATATCAAAATTTGATGCAAATAAAGTCATCTCATATTCCACATTCTTAAACTGAATTCTCTCATGAATTACTAGATTGGCAACATTATCAGACTGTAAAGTGAAACTTAAAATAGCATAATTCTGCAAAAGAATTGAGAGAGGTAAAACTATATTAGGAAAAAACTTGATCCCAACCATTTCCACAATTACAAACTTATACCCATTTCTCCCAGAGAAATACCATTTCTCCTTATGTACATCACCCCCAGCAACACAAACAAATGGAAAGTCTTGAATCTACTACCTAGTGTTTCTTTTTTTACCTCCAAATATATCC
This region of Manihot esculenta cultivar AM560-2 chromosome 10, M.esculenta_v8, whole genome shotgun sequence genomic DNA includes:
- the LOC110624728 gene encoding uncharacterized protein LOC110624728 isoform X1, with amino-acid sequence MTTIETEMGQPPKNKVATATAKLQSSTSSFKRWGRKHPFVRYGLPMISLTVFGAIGLGHLLQGSKDIAKVKDDQEWEIIETRKALSRTGPVEAYNPKKTTLEEELKALQQKVDINNYEYKRIPKPNEDKSG
- the LOC110624728 gene encoding uncharacterized protein LOC110624728 isoform X2, with protein sequence MGKKASICQIWASNDLTHCLWGNRPWPSVASKDIAKVKDDQEWEIIETRKALSRTGPVEAYNPKKTTLEEELKALQQKVDINNYEYKRIPKPNEDKSG